The sequence AAGTTTTAAGCGCTTCTCAACACGGTTTTCTGAAATACAGAACCAGGCTTTTTCCAAGTACCGGATTAAGCAGCCGGTCAATAAAAGTGGTCAGTGCCGGTTTTTTCATCAAATCCCATACCAGAAGCTTGTGGTAGAGATTTACGGCAAGCGAATCCGTACGGGTCGGTCCCACAAGACATTTAAGCCACCAATAGGGGCTGTGGATGCTGTGAGCATAGTGACAACCCAAGTATTTTGGGCCGTTGTCCCGAATTTTTCCAATCATTTCTTTTTTACTGTAAATTCTTACATGACCCATGTTGGCGTTGTGATATTCATCCGACAGCTGCCAGCAGATCCATTCAGGCCAGGCCCGGGGAACACTTACAGCCAGTATTTGACCCGGTTTGACAATACGAATCAGTTCTGAAACTGCTTTTTCATGATCCGGGATATGTTCCAGAACCTCCGAGCAGATCACCACATCAAAGCTATTGTCCCTAAAGGGAAGGTCTGTGATGTCCATGGCGGATAACGCCCAGTTCCTGCAGGACAGGTCATCCAGGCCCTCGTGGAATTCGAGTTTGCTTTTGGTGGCGAGAAGGTTGTCATATCCGAAGTCTCCACCAATGCAGACCGCACCGGATTCCTGACAGGCCCTGATGGTGTGGCGTCCCTCCCCACAACCGATATCTAGAATCCGGTTGCCGGGGGAAATGCCCAGACGTTTAAAGTCCATGGTAATCATTTATCACCTCCCGGTAGACTTGGGCTGTGTCCATGGCGCATTTTTCCCAGGTAAATTGTGTTGTTACCCGGTCATACCCCCGGCAGGCCAAATTTTCACGCTGTTTTTCATCGTCAAGCAATTCAATGATTGCCTTTTCAAGTGCCTTGGCATCCCCAGGGGGAACAAGTTTTGCCGCATCCCCAGCCACTTCGGGCAACGCCCCGCCGGTTGTGGAAATTACCGGTACCCGGCAGGCCATGGCCTCTCCAACCGGAAGCCCAAACCCTTCGTACATGGAGGGCACCACCGCAATCTGGGCTTTGGCGTATTCCCGAACAAACCGCTGGTGGTCGATACGGCCGGTAAAGTTGATATGGCGGCCAAGATCAAGTGTTTTAACCAGATTTTCGATGCCGCCGTTCTTCTTTGGCGTACCAATGACCGTCAAGGAGACATTTTTATGTTTTAACACCCCTTTAATGGCGTAAAGCAAGTGGTATAAGCCTTTTAAGGGCATATCCGCACTATTGGTGACGATCAGGCGCCCAGGCTTCTTTTTTACATGATCCAGGGGAAAAAAATTATCCAGGTCAATGCCGATGGGAACAGTTTTGAGTCTTGACTCAGGAATTTTAAATTCTTTGACAATATCTGTTTTGGCGGAGTCAGATACTGTGATAATGGAAGGTATTTTTCGGGCAACACGTTTCTGCATGCTAATAAAGGAGTACCAGCGAAGGGTCTGAAGTTTTTTATAAAAAGACCTGGTGGATTTGACAGCCAATCGCCGGTCCACGGTTATGGGATGATGGATGGTGGCGGTTACGGGCAGGTCCCGGGCAAGGGATAAAATACCGTAGGAAAGGCTTTGGTTGTCATGGATAATGTCATAGTTTTTCGTCCGGCCTTTCATGTAGCGCTTCACCCGCATGCCGAATGTCATGGGTTCGGGATATCCCATGGTTGAGACGTCAAGCCACTCAATGAGATTCACAGGATCTTTGAGTTCCTCAATACGTGGTGTTCTGAACAGATTTTGTGGGTTGTACAAATCAAGGGTGTCGAGCATGGTCAGGTTAATTCCGGCATCGACTAAAGGGTCCGGGGGGCCGGCAATGACTTCCACCTGGTGACCAAGATCAGACAACGCATGGCTTAAATGACGTATATAAACGCCTTGTCCCCCGCAATGGGGATTCGACCGATAGGAGATCAGTCCGATGCGTAAGCCTGCTTTATAAAATGGTTTCATGGTTGGGTGTTATCGATAAGATAGGTGGTACGCCCGGCTGGAATCGAACCAGCGATCTTCAGCTTCGGAGGCTGACGTGCTATCCACTGCACTACGGGCGCATAGACTTTTTGGCACACTTAGGATGCCAAATCATTTCTTTGACGGATGGTCACAACTTTTGATCTGGGATCGCCCTGAAT comes from uncultured Desulfobacter sp. and encodes:
- a CDS encoding class I SAM-dependent methyltransferase; this encodes MITMDFKRLGISPGNRILDIGCGEGRHTIRACQESGAVCIGGDFGYDNLLATKSKLEFHEGLDDLSCRNWALSAMDITDLPFRDNSFDVVICSEVLEHIPDHEKAVSELIRIVKPGQILAVSVPRAWPEWICWQLSDEYHNANMGHVRIYSKKEMIGKIRDNGPKYLGCHYAHSIHSPYWWLKCLVGPTRTDSLAVNLYHKLLVWDLMKKPALTTFIDRLLNPVLGKSLVLYFRKPC
- a CDS encoding glycosyltransferase family 4 protein, which encodes MKPFYKAGLRIGLISYRSNPHCGGQGVYIRHLSHALSDLGHQVEVIAGPPDPLVDAGINLTMLDTLDLYNPQNLFRTPRIEELKDPVNLIEWLDVSTMGYPEPMTFGMRVKRYMKGRTKNYDIIHDNQSLSYGILSLARDLPVTATIHHPITVDRRLAVKSTRSFYKKLQTLRWYSFISMQKRVARKIPSIITVSDSAKTDIVKEFKIPESRLKTVPIGIDLDNFFPLDHVKKKPGRLIVTNSADMPLKGLYHLLYAIKGVLKHKNVSLTVIGTPKKNGGIENLVKTLDLGRHINFTGRIDHQRFVREYAKAQIAVVPSMYEGFGLPVGEAMACRVPVISTTGGALPEVAGDAAKLVPPGDAKALEKAIIELLDDEKQRENLACRGYDRVTTQFTWEKCAMDTAQVYREVINDYHGL